The DNA sequence AAATGAGGAGGCCTTTCATATTTAATATGAATTTACGTAAACGAGGCTCGCACACGTGGACCTGGTGAACTTTCACGGGCTGTGATCACCCCTGCAGGATCCCCGTACGACCCACGGGACGGAGAGAAACACACGTAGGATTTGCAGAGGCCGACGCCACCCTGTAGAGTTCTTTTTCACTGCTGATCTCAGCTCGAACTGCGTGACAGGACCCGAGAAAGCAATCAGGAATCCACCTTCCGTTCCTCGTTCAGCTTCTCCCAACGAGTCCACGAGGTGAGCGAGTTGTTGGTAGTACGCACAGCCTCCCTCCCCTCCGATACGACATCGAGCGGCCATTCTTCCTTTTCCTGCGGGCAACATAACCAAGGAGATTGGTTCGACCCTCTCTTTTATCTTCTTCTCCTCCAATTCTTCCCGGATCGGATCGCGTTTCCGGGTAGGAGGTCCGACCGTCAACGTTCCGGCGCCCTTCTCTCCATGCTTCCTCTGTCAGGTCGTAGCGGGTCAGATCGTCACTGACATCCTACTCACTCGCTGAAGCCTGAAGGATCACTTCTCCGCGAGTCGTGCGGAGTCCACAAAAGAGGCGGCGACAGAGGGCGAGAAAATGGTAATTTCACCATCGAGCACCAATTCATCTCTTTCTACCTATCAATTTCTTTTTCTATTGAGGTATCTAAACCTTTAATTTCTTCTCGCTCTTTTATGTGGACAAAattaattgttgttgttgttgttgttgctgctgctgctttatCTTGTGGCGTTGGCCTCCAGAATCTTTCTTCTTGGTGGTTGTAAGGCTCTTTTCGTGGAAAAGAAGGGAACTTGTAAGAGCTGATTTTGTTGTTGGCGTTGTATGTTATTTGCAGGCGATGGCTGATGATGTCACACGGGTCCTCAAACCTCCTTCACTGGTTAGAAGTTTGTACATTCCAATACCTAAGTTCGTCTATTttggcattaaaaaattaatttttttttaaatgaaagaTGTTTTCATTATATTCAATGACGTACATGACGTTCGCACATGAACTCGAACTTGAAACTAATCACTTGTACAACGATACACTAATCAATTCGGATGCCTCGACAAAGATAAAATTCTAATCTTGTTATGCCTAAGTTGTGGTGTTGCAATTAATTTTCTGGGACCTGATTGCTTGCTGCCTTGATATTTATTTCACTAAACTTGTCTTTGTCAAGATTATGAGCAGACAAGGTTACCACATTAGTATCTGTCAATTCTCTAGCAATTCCCAAAGCTTGTTAGTTGCTTTGACTCATTTAGTTACTTGGACAGGGGATTTTTATCTCTAACGAGTGGTTTTGGCAAAATTTTGGGAACCCTGTTTTTTCTGACAAAGAAATTTTTGACAGGTCGCTGCTGAATTCAAGTACACTACATAGAATCAACAAACTACTACTCAAATGACAAGTTTTGTCCGTTAGTGGTCGATAGATTAcagaattgatgaacacttgttcTTATCTTGTTAAGTTTAGGAAGCTTGTAATTGTGTGCTGCTCCTACTCGGTCGATCTTTACGTAATCATCACTCCTCTCAGTCACATCACAGTTCTAAATGTGGTCAAAATTTTAATCGTTTACTGAACTTGTTCAAAGTTGGATAACTGAATCGCCTTAGAATTTTTCTAATGAAAATGATTACCTCTTTGGTATTATAACTCTTTCATTTCTCCCTTGTGTTGTGTGAAACAGAAGTTACATTGACGTATTTCTATTTTGATTCTATCCTTCTGATGTtagtttgtttatttattttacagGAGAATCTGATCTGtgtttctttgcttctctttcgcTCTTGGCAGAAATTGAACGCATCCATTATTTTGAAGTTAATACTGGTCTTTTGCTGGTATTTAATGCATCTGCTGGTCTGTCTCGTGCATATAATGGCCTCTCTGAAAAAATGGCTGCTTTCCTACATCATTTCATTTGGACTGCTAAGCAAGTATCAAAATCTTCAGTTGGACATGCTTAACTGTCTAGCTGTTGTGGTTGATAGTGAAGAAGCCACAGATACAAGAAAGATCAAGCATCTTTTGTGCTGGTTATTAACTATGGATATCAAATATATCACTCTTTATGACATGCAAGGTAAGTATTAAACCATATTAAACAAAAGGCAGAACTTGTCTCTCCTACATTTGTTGTTACTGATTGTCTTTGCAAACTTAGATAGCATAGACATTCAcatatatcaaacaaaatctccaaATGTCATCGTTTATAGTATTTATGATACTTACTGtcattaataatgatatcaaggTTTGCTGAAGAAGACTCTCGGAAATGATTTAATGAGCTTGACAAAAACAAGTACGAGATCATGCTCTGTAAGTTGCAGATTAGATTCTTCTGATTCTCAATTTGTTGCATAGAATACACAGTACTTGTCCTTGGTCGTATACATCTGTGATGTAGATTTCTTATTGAACATGTAGGTTGATGACGTAAAGACGATGGCTTCAGTTTTTCAGATGGAAAAGATGACAGTAGAGATACTTTCTTTATCTGATGGTAAAGAAGGAATTGCTAAAGCAGCTAGCTTCCTGTGTTCAAAGTATATGAAAGATGATTCTGTAAGCTGCAACAAGTCAGAACCAGCCTTCACAGAATCTGATGTAGCAAATGCTCTAAATGCAATAGGTATGCATTTCCACATAGTACATTCGGGTTATATGGCAGTCTCAATCCCTCCCTATTCTTTCTTAGTTTATTCATCATCTTTTGTGTTGCCGTGACATTAGTTAAACTTGGTCTTTCTGCTTAGGTTATTGCGGACCTGAACCTCAGCTTCTTCTCATATATGGACCAGCTAGATGTCATTTAGGATTTCCTCCATGGAGATTAACCTACACAGAGATCGTGTAAGTTCCAATGTTCCATTGACATGGAAACAAAACTGTGTTCTATGCTAGGCTTCTGATATGACCATGAGTTGATGTTGaagcaataaattttttttatttgtatttctATGATCAGAAAAACAACCTCTTTGCTTAGAGGGAGTAATGCTACTCTCTTCTGACCCCTCGAGCATTGTATTCACCCCTAATCCATTTCTGTAATCAGAACAATTTGATACCTTTTATAATTTCATTAGGTGCAGCGATAGACCCAAAACAATTGGAGATTAATAATGATATTACACATTTACCGATATGCATACTCTACTCAATCTCTTGGTTCCCTGTTGAATTGATTGGTCATGTTACTCGTACAAAATTAATTCTCATCGAGCCTCTGCAATTTCCTTCCTTAAGCTGTATAGTTTGTACATTGTGCACCATGTTCCATCTTTTGCACTTGCATTTCATCCGGTACATGGCATATTCATTCTAGTTATACtgttcaaaagaagaaaaagtagAATAAATATCCTTAGTACGTTTAAACATATTCATATATGAAGTTCTATACACTTTTGTTCAGCTCTAGATGTTATTTGCAGAAATGCAATTTAGATGGGCTAACCAAGCAAAGTTGcaatgaatgatcatggaaaaCATATGCAAGTTGAAGCATATGTTTTCCTGTAGTTCTCTGGTTTTCTGACTTCAAGCAGTCTGATTGTCCATTGTTTGGAACGTCAATAAAAAAGGCAAACTCGAAAATAAAGTTCGTCTTCTTAACCTGATCTTGCAGACTCTGCATATGCACAAAGACAGAAAGATCCCATGTGGAATAAACTCTGAAGCTCACAAACATTAGGACTCTTTTTGGTTAATTATTGCGATCAGCATTTTTTTTGTGACCTTGAATTGAGATACTTTTCTTTTCTAGTTTGACTCGACTGTGTCTGAATTGTTTAGAGGTACATAAAAAGTGTGATGCATATTTCACTCACTGTTGTTGCTTTATTATCATGCGAAAGTTGCAACATTACATTATATCCACTGAACTGAGAATTATTAACCTCTCTTTGTTTCCAGGCATATGGGTTCACTGAGATTCATGAACTATGGTGCTATTCTGAGGGAAATATACCAGTTTTCAAAGAAGCACCAAAACTACGGCACGTAATCATTCTGTTTGCATTTCTCAGGTAAATCAGCATGGAATAATACCATCCCTACTGcttcatttcaagtgtttatggtTGCAAGTTATCATCACCATATTTTGTTGTGCTGCATAAACACAGGTTGCTGGTTCAGGACACATCTGTGTTACCCAATGCACTTGTGCACCAAATAACTACTTGGGAGAGACCTATTTTGCTTCTACTGTTTTTTCTTGTGCGAATTAATAATGCCCTTAAGTTGGTCCTCACCTGTAAAGAAAGGTGGAATAAGCATATGCTTCAGTTTCTTTGCTCTCTTGGCCATTAATAATGCCCTTGTTTAAAGAAAGCGCATTATTATGGTTGTGTTCTTATGGTGGAATAAGCATATGCTTCAGGCGAATTAATAATGCCCTTGTGTGTTCTTATGGTTGTGTTGTAATAATGGCAAGCGCCACAgagaaataataaattatatatgaGTTCCCAAGAATGTTGGCTGCCTCTGCATTGCATCATGGCATGCTCATCAAAATTGGACAAAAGACTAACTTGTTGGTCATCAAAATTGGATTGGATTGAAGTTGTTGAGCTTAAATTGGCAATGATATATTATGATTTGAGTTTGACATCGGTGTCAAGGTAGGTCACTTGATATCAATTGTCATGATCCGACTTGATAGAATACTTGATCTAATAGTTTTGTTGAATCTGATTCTAAAGCATACATTGAATCCAGGAACCATAGTGGGTCCAAAGATTGACCCAGTTCTCACACCAGGTTTGTCTGAGCAACGGCTGAATTGGCTACTTACTCTTGCATTGAAAGATGCAGTACAAAAGAACAGTCTCTACATTTATTACATTCAGATGAGCAAGTTTACAAGGCCAAAATGGCATTTTTTCTACCAGCCATGAGCAGAAAATTCAAAGGGATTTCAGCAACACTTTACCAGCTTCCACTGTTCTGCTCTTTGGTTCTGCCATACAAGCGAAAGAGGTTGAAGGCAGACATGGAGGAAACAATCACCAGGCAGAGGCAGGCCAGGAAGGCACTGGCTATGCCCTCCCCTACCTGGGTGCAGAATTTCCCATACAGGTTGCATAGTTTCATCCACTGCAGCTCCGCCTGGCCCGACTGGCCAAGCTCCGCCGCTTCCGCTGCGGCCGCGATCGCTGCCGATGCAACATACGCCAGTGCCTGAAGCAGAACCGTGCATCAGAACAGTTAGTGCAGGACCATGTTGCAACAATTATGGAGCCACCTATGCTGCGTAAATCTAAATATCCTACGGTTAAGAAGCGACATGCACACAAGATAAGAATGTTGCGATGGAGGTGCAAAGTTAATAGAggataaaataagaaagaatcGTTGAAGATGATATGAAAATGTACTATGGACACCTAATGTCTGTTATAATTAGAACAAGTGAGATAATTAGTATTAAAACTGCAtcgaaagattaaaaaaaatctaaaaaggaTTTACTAGAAAATGCTTTGTAAAGAGCTCAATGACATAAAAGATGTATGTAGCCGATTTCAAATAGTTTAGACACTATAACTCGTTATAGTTATAAGGATGAGTCATtacgaaaaaaaataaaagaacagtGCTTTCCTTTGGGAACTCAACAAATTATTATCTGTGATCTGCCAGGTAAAAACACCAGCAGTCTTTAATAGCAGTAATGGGATGTAGTAGTACTGCAGTATTTATTGAATGCTGTCTTTTTCTTAAGATTATGATACAAGTGAATTCTTTTGGATGAGTAGAAATTACACACAAATTAGATAAAAGCCATATGAGATGAGCTTGTAGTGCCTACATAGCCTCTGCCAATCTGTGTCACTCTTCAATTTAAGGCTAAAATTTAAGATCCCAAATGATCATTCTGGTCTCTGTGCATGAATTCTTCCATACATGCATTGAAATTTGTGTCTAGTTTGGCATGTACAGATGATTCTGCAAGGGGTTGAGACACAAATTTGGAATCCATTGAAGAAAACTTGAA is a window from the Musa acuminata AAA Group cultivar baxijiao chromosome BXJ2-1, Cavendish_Baxijiao_AAA, whole genome shotgun sequence genome containing:
- the LOC135585084 gene encoding uncharacterized protein LOC135585084 isoform X3, producing MAMADDVTRVLKPPSLKLNASIILKLILVFCWYLMHLLVCLVHIMASLKKWLLSYIISFGLLSKYQNLQLDMLNCLAVVVDSEEATDTRKIKHLLCWLLTMDIKYITLYDMQGLLKKTLGNDLMSLTKTSTRSCSVDDVKTMASVFQMEKMTVEILSLSDGKEGIAKAASFLCSKYMKDDSVSCNKSEPAFTESDVANALNAIGYCGPEPQLLLIYGPARCHLGFPPWRLTYTEIVHMGSLRFMNYGAILREIYQFSKKHQNYGT
- the LOC135585084 gene encoding uncharacterized protein LOC135585084 isoform X1 is translated as MAMADDVTRVLKPPSLENLICVSLLLFRSWQKLNASIILKLILVFCWYLMHLLVCLVHIMASLKKWLLSYIISFGLLSKYQNLQLDMLNCLAVVVDSEEATDTRKIKHLLCWLLTMDIKYITLYDMQGLLKKTLGNDLMSLTKTSTRSCSVDDVKTMASVFQMEKMTVEILSLSDGKEGIAKAASFLCSKYMKDDSVSCNKSEPAFTESDVANALNAIGYCGPEPQLLLIYGPARCHLGFPPWRLTYTEIVHMGSLRFMNYGAILREIYQFSKKHQNYGT
- the LOC135585084 gene encoding uncharacterized protein LOC135585084 isoform X2, producing MADDVTRVLKPPSLENLICVSLLLFRSWQKLNASIILKLILVFCWYLMHLLVCLVHIMASLKKWLLSYIISFGLLSKYQNLQLDMLNCLAVVVDSEEATDTRKIKHLLCWLLTMDIKYITLYDMQGLLKKTLGNDLMSLTKTSTRSCSVDDVKTMASVFQMEKMTVEILSLSDGKEGIAKAASFLCSKYMKDDSVSCNKSEPAFTESDVANALNAIGYCGPEPQLLLIYGPARCHLGFPPWRLTYTEIVHMGSLRFMNYGAILREIYQFSKKHQNYGT
- the LOC135585084 gene encoding uncharacterized protein LOC135585084 isoform X4 encodes the protein MADDVTRVLKPPSLKLNASIILKLILVFCWYLMHLLVCLVHIMASLKKWLLSYIISFGLLSKYQNLQLDMLNCLAVVVDSEEATDTRKIKHLLCWLLTMDIKYITLYDMQGLLKKTLGNDLMSLTKTSTRSCSVDDVKTMASVFQMEKMTVEILSLSDGKEGIAKAASFLCSKYMKDDSVSCNKSEPAFTESDVANALNAIGYCGPEPQLLLIYGPARCHLGFPPWRLTYTEIVHMGSLRFMNYGAILREIYQFSKKHQNYGT